The following are encoded together in the Leptospira langatensis genome:
- the whiG gene encoding RNA polymerase sigma factor WhiG encodes MSKLFEKYNNTDETELWKSYRDTKDQNIRSYLVEKYSPLVKHVAGRIAIGMPQNVEFDDLVSYGVFGLLDAIEKFDPERQIKFKTYAMTRIRGSIFDELRSIDWIPRSIRQKAKQLEQIIGMLENKEGAHVEDEAIAKEMGISVEEFNSLLTKISGTSLVSLNDIWFLGDENDEVSFMETLESPMNMNPDTIIEKEEIKNVIVEAIKTLPDKEKKVIVLYYYEDLTLKEIGEVLEVTESRISQLHTRAVARLRSKLGKVKSVISKK; translated from the coding sequence ATGTCCAAACTTTTTGAAAAATACAATAATACGGATGAAACGGAACTGTGGAAGTCCTATCGGGACACCAAAGACCAGAACATTCGCAGTTACTTGGTCGAGAAATATTCCCCTCTAGTCAAACATGTGGCTGGGCGCATCGCTATCGGCATGCCTCAGAACGTGGAGTTCGACGATCTAGTGTCTTACGGAGTCTTTGGACTCTTGGATGCGATCGAAAAGTTCGATCCGGAAAGACAGATCAAGTTCAAGACGTATGCAATGACAAGGATCAGAGGATCCATCTTCGATGAGTTACGCTCCATTGACTGGATCCCACGTTCCATTCGTCAAAAAGCGAAACAGTTGGAACAGATTATCGGCATGCTCGAGAATAAAGAAGGAGCTCATGTCGAAGACGAAGCGATCGCCAAAGAAATGGGGATCTCCGTCGAGGAATTCAATAGTCTTCTTACTAAGATCAGTGGTACTTCTCTCGTATCCTTAAACGATATTTGGTTCCTGGGTGATGAGAACGACGAGGTTTCCTTTATGGAAACCTTGGAATCTCCGATGAACATGAATCCGGATACGATCATTGAGAAGGAAGAGATCAAGAATGTGATCGTAGAAGCGATCAAGACGCTTCCCGACAAAGAAAAAAAAGTGATCGTTCTTTATTATTACGAGGATCTAACTCTAAAAGAGATCGGCGAGGTATTAGAAGTCACCGAATCCCGTATCTCCCAGCTTCACACTAGAGCGGTTGCAAGATTGCGCAGCAAATTAGGCAAAGTGAAGTCTGTCATTAGCAAAAAGTAA
- a CDS encoding FapA family protein — translation MSLSSFLKEQSQELDKLQNEQVEVIAPTLEKCLQMAAAHLHRKSHELDYIVLKRGKKKLFGSEPWHIRASIIPEDTFLDELSELDKKLTGGTGKLVSKDLKEFLQPKDKDSKAVVQILRNGVYLTIYPPMGDGKTIDMAEVSRRLSVRGVSPVEEDQIKKILKEMKGEPIYISNMKPRQGAEGKMMLDISPDRMRAKITLVPPKPGGRDLEVKDVVNYLRNAGIKYGIKEEEIQRKLEDEYFNQPFTAAEGDPPLNGKNAQIIYHVRTQKKVVFREDESGRVDYKDMDLIENVVVGQLLAEKIPAERGKYGRTLFNELLPAKDGLDTELKQGKGTILSEDRTKLTAEVNGQVVYASGRLSVETVYRVNGDVGIKTGNVTFLGSVIITGNVEDNYSVKAAGNIEIYGTVQKANVEADGDIIIRQGVSGRDEARIESTGGNVIAKFIQNATVVTEKDVVVQEGILHCFVSAGGKVVSNGKRGQIVGGTIRAAEMIAAKVIGSSANPATELIVGTDPKVLKQISEYEEKLAENQDKFEQLTKSLKTLKARKENDPASFTQDHDQQLGKTAKAVEKLEVRIREYENEIQNLRTYMEERAANGKISIEKTLFGGVTLKIRSADFKTRNEIKHKTFVEENGAIRQLPYQDPEPDKKDWRKNRSRGK, via the coding sequence ATGAGCCTAAGTTCTTTCTTAAAAGAACAGAGTCAGGAACTGGACAAACTGCAAAACGAGCAGGTGGAAGTAATTGCGCCTACTCTCGAAAAATGTTTGCAAATGGCGGCGGCTCATCTTCATAGAAAATCCCACGAACTCGATTATATCGTACTCAAACGAGGCAAGAAGAAGCTATTCGGCTCCGAGCCTTGGCATATTCGCGCTTCCATTATTCCAGAAGATACTTTCTTAGACGAGCTCTCCGAGCTAGATAAGAAGCTTACCGGTGGCACCGGTAAATTGGTTTCCAAAGATCTGAAGGAGTTCCTTCAACCGAAGGACAAGGATTCCAAGGCAGTGGTCCAGATCCTTCGGAACGGAGTTTATCTCACGATTTATCCTCCTATGGGAGACGGGAAGACAATCGATATGGCGGAGGTCTCTCGTAGACTTTCTGTTCGAGGGGTTTCTCCGGTAGAAGAGGACCAGATCAAGAAGATCCTCAAAGAGATGAAGGGAGAGCCGATCTATATTTCCAATATGAAGCCTCGCCAGGGAGCGGAAGGCAAGATGATGCTGGACATCTCTCCGGATCGAATGAGGGCAAAGATCACTTTGGTTCCTCCTAAGCCGGGAGGAAGGGATCTAGAAGTCAAGGACGTAGTCAATTATCTTAGGAATGCTGGCATCAAATACGGGATCAAAGAAGAAGAGATCCAAAGAAAATTAGAGGACGAATACTTTAACCAACCTTTCACGGCAGCTGAAGGCGATCCTCCTTTGAACGGAAAGAACGCACAGATCATCTATCATGTTCGCACCCAGAAAAAGGTCGTATTCCGGGAAGACGAATCCGGTCGTGTGGATTACAAGGACATGGATCTGATCGAGAACGTAGTGGTCGGCCAGCTCTTAGCGGAAAAGATCCCCGCAGAAAGAGGAAAATACGGTCGCACTCTGTTTAACGAGCTTCTTCCTGCGAAGGACGGATTGGATACGGAGCTGAAGCAAGGAAAGGGAACCATCCTCTCCGAAGATAGGACCAAGCTTACCGCGGAAGTAAACGGCCAAGTGGTCTATGCGAGTGGAAGGCTTTCCGTCGAGACCGTTTACAGAGTGAACGGAGACGTAGGGATCAAGACAGGAAATGTCACGTTCTTAGGTTCCGTGATCATTACTGGGAACGTAGAGGACAATTATTCCGTCAAGGCAGCGGGGAATATCGAGATCTATGGAACTGTCCAAAAGGCAAACGTAGAAGCGGACGGAGATATTATTATTCGCCAAGGGGTTTCCGGTAGAGATGAGGCCCGTATCGAATCCACGGGTGGGAACGTGATCGCTAAGTTCATCCAGAATGCAACCGTAGTGACCGAGAAGGACGTAGTAGTCCAAGAAGGTATACTTCACTGTTTCGTCAGTGCCGGCGGGAAGGTTGTGTCTAACGGTAAACGGGGCCAGATCGTAGGCGGAACAATCCGTGCTGCGGAGATGATTGCAGCCAAGGTGATCGGTTCTTCTGCCAACCCTGCCACTGAATTGATCGTAGGAACGGATCCGAAAGTACTAAAGCAGATCTCAGAATATGAGGAGAAGCTTGCGGAAAACCAGGACAAGTTCGAGCAGCTTACTAAGAGCCTCAAGACCCTTAAGGCAAGAAAGGAAAACGACCCGGCTTCCTTTACCCAAGACCACGATCAACAATTGGGTAAGACCGCTAAAGCGGTAGAAAAGCTGGAGGTCCGTATCCGGGAATACGAGAACGAGATCCAAAACCTGCGCACTTATATGGAAGAAAGGGCGGCAAACGGCAAGATCAGCATAGAAAAGACCCTCTTTGGCGGGGTAACCCTGAAGATCCGAAGCGCCGACTTCAAGACCCGCAACGAGATCAAACATAAGACCTTCGTGGAAGAGAACGGGGCCATACGGCAATTGCCATACCAAGATCCTGAGCCGGATAAAAAAGACTGGAGAAAAAACAGATCTAGAGGAAAATAA
- a CDS encoding extracellular matrix/biofilm biosynthesis regulator RemA family protein produces the protein MSQFSVLNVGFGNIVMVSKIVGIIHSDSASAKRIRNEAKSNNSLVDATQGKKTRSIIITDSNHLILSNLRVEALTRRIESRDNSIAEEEEERD, from the coding sequence ATGTCCCAATTCAGCGTCTTGAACGTAGGCTTCGGAAATATCGTTATGGTTTCCAAGATCGTGGGGATCATCCATTCGGATTCGGCTTCGGCGAAACGGATCCGAAACGAGGCCAAGAGCAATAATAGTTTAGTAGACGCAACCCAAGGGAAAAAAACAAGATCCATCATTATCACGGATTCCAATCATCTGATCCTTTCCAATCTGAGGGTGGAGGCCTTGACTCGAAGAATAGAGAGCCGAGATAATTCCATCGCTGAAGAAGAGGAAGAAAGGGACTGA
- the gmk gene encoding guanylate kinase, which translates to MVLSSVAGGGKSTLIQILRAKHSDLAFSVSCTTRPPRPGDKEGVTYFFLTKEEFESGIEKGEFLEWARVHDNYYGTPAKFVENCLASGKSVIMDLDVQGADQVKKKLGSKVITIFILPPNEEEWERRLRGRGTDSEESILKRIRNGKAELKRKDDFDFAIVNDKLDETVAGLERILF; encoded by the coding sequence ATCGTACTTTCCTCCGTGGCCGGAGGAGGAAAATCCACCCTAATCCAAATACTGAGAGCCAAACATTCCGATTTGGCTTTTTCCGTTTCTTGCACGACTCGTCCTCCTCGCCCCGGCGACAAGGAGGGAGTAACGTATTTCTTTCTGACCAAGGAGGAATTCGAATCCGGAATAGAGAAGGGTGAGTTCTTGGAATGGGCGAGGGTCCACGATAATTATTATGGGACACCGGCCAAATTCGTAGAGAATTGCCTCGCTTCCGGAAAATCGGTCATCATGGATCTGGATGTCCAAGGCGCAGACCAGGTTAAGAAAAAGCTTGGGTCGAAAGTCATTACAATCTTTATCCTTCCTCCTAACGAAGAGGAATGGGAGAGGCGTTTGCGGGGTCGGGGAACCGATTCCGAAGAAAGTATCCTGAAAAGGATCCGGAATGGAAAAGCTGAATTGAAGAGAAAGGACGATTTCGATTTCGCAATCGTGAATGACAAGCTGGATGAGACAGTGGCGGGATTGGAGAGGATTTTGTTTTAG
- a CDS encoding DUF3089 domain-containing protein, translating into MKISLRSLRSRFKLLFFFAFLCVQFGCLFLLRPRKDFQESKSLMPPDYTNLDFWAAHPDKKDPADEVPPSSSYKDRQKEAQADTFFIHPTTLLARPKYWNGDLNDASLNERTNQGTIRTQASAFNDCCRVYAPRYRQAALIVFMENTPEGQQALDLAYEDVKAAFLYYMRTWNRGRPFIIASHSQGTRHSVRLIKEVIASSEYKKNLIAAYSIGFPYKPEEIGLPVCKSEKETGCAINWNSYEWGNSPKRLSERYDPSTVCVNPLTWKKDEEYAPKSMNLGSITHKFDKVILGAADAKCDKGALWVHKPEMRGFPSLGKDDSLHLVDFHMFYGNIRKNARDRADQFVQ; encoded by the coding sequence ATGAAAATTTCTCTTCGCTCTCTCCGTTCTCGATTTAAACTCCTCTTCTTTTTTGCGTTCCTTTGCGTTCAGTTCGGGTGTCTATTTCTTCTCCGTCCTAGAAAGGATTTCCAAGAGAGCAAGTCTCTTATGCCTCCCGATTATACGAATTTGGATTTTTGGGCGGCTCACCCGGATAAGAAGGATCCTGCGGATGAGGTACCTCCTTCTTCCTCGTATAAGGATCGTCAAAAGGAAGCTCAGGCTGATACCTTCTTCATTCATCCTACTACCTTGCTTGCAAGACCTAAGTATTGGAACGGGGACTTGAATGATGCCTCCTTGAACGAAAGAACGAATCAAGGGACGATCCGGACCCAGGCCAGCGCTTTTAACGATTGTTGTAGAGTGTATGCCCCTAGATACAGACAGGCCGCGTTGATCGTATTTATGGAAAATACTCCCGAAGGGCAACAGGCCTTGGATCTGGCCTACGAGGACGTGAAAGCAGCTTTCTTATATTATATGAGGACTTGGAATCGGGGCCGTCCGTTCATTATTGCCTCTCATAGTCAGGGGACCCGCCATTCGGTTCGATTGATCAAGGAAGTTATCGCTTCTTCTGAATATAAGAAGAATTTAATAGCTGCGTATTCAATCGGATTTCCGTATAAACCGGAAGAGATCGGCCTTCCAGTTTGCAAGTCCGAGAAGGAGACCGGATGTGCGATCAATTGGAATTCCTACGAGTGGGGGAATAGTCCGAAAAGACTTTCGGAACGTTACGATCCTTCTACCGTTTGTGTGAATCCTTTGACCTGGAAGAAAGACGAAGAATATGCTCCCAAGTCCATGAATCTGGGAAGTATCACTCACAAGTTTGATAAGGTCATTTTGGGTGCGGCGGATGCAAAGTGCGATAAGGGTGCCTTATGGGTCCACAAACCCGAGATGAGGGGTTTTCCTTCTTTAGGAAAAGATGATAGTCTTCATCTCGTGGATTTTCATATGTTCTACGGGAATATCCGTAAGAATGCGAGGGATCGGGCAGATCAGTTCGTGCAGTAG
- a CDS encoding transporter, producing MIQKKLIPILLVSILFSGNISLFSKSKKSKAASTPPKPKYVSGEELVNNPSKAVGETVRVAGSVTHVLYKGNSIRFVVHFSGKPVVLDSDDYSLMNRVSVGSYVEVCGFYLKNKKLELDGKRTDMPSIVVEQTYCTN from the coding sequence ATGATACAGAAGAAGCTTATTCCCATATTACTCGTTTCGATATTATTCTCAGGAAATATCTCCTTATTTTCCAAGAGCAAAAAGTCGAAGGCGGCGTCCACTCCCCCTAAACCTAAATACGTTTCCGGTGAGGAATTAGTAAATAATCCGAGCAAGGCAGTCGGAGAGACAGTTCGAGTGGCAGGAAGCGTGACTCACGTATTGTACAAAGGGAACTCGATCCGATTCGTAGTGCATTTTTCGGGCAAACCGGTCGTCTTGGATTCGGACGATTACAGCCTAATGAATCGGGTCTCGGTAGGTTCCTATGTAGAAGTCTGCGGCTTTTATTTAAAGAATAAGAAGCTAGAGCTGGACGGAAAGAGAACGGATATGCCTTCCATCGTAGTAGAACAAACCTACTGCACGAACTGA
- a CDS encoding periplasmic-type flagellar collar protein FlbB, whose protein sequence is MASLTDKARAVYLVLLIIFLVLIGFFAFHYFQIIDAVEIFPFLKQEPGLVNADSESPSELEKLEFRKEMERLAKDKDEVTQKEEELKREKERLEAELEKIEELKRGLTAKENELKSAESEKNSRGKLIKVMAEKVANMPPDNAVQMLTNWPDKDIIDVFIQMDKDAEQDGRQTITTYLLTLFPAERRANITNKWLSRSDVIKAPESSSESEEL, encoded by the coding sequence ATGGCAAGTTTGACCGACAAAGCGAGAGCCGTTTACTTAGTTCTCCTCATCATATTCTTAGTACTGATCGGGTTCTTCGCATTCCACTATTTTCAGATCATCGACGCAGTAGAGATCTTTCCCTTCTTAAAGCAAGAACCTGGACTCGTGAATGCGGATTCGGAATCGCCTTCCGAATTGGAAAAACTGGAATTTCGCAAAGAGATGGAAAGACTCGCTAAAGATAAGGACGAGGTCACTCAAAAAGAAGAAGAACTCAAAAGAGAAAAAGAGCGTCTGGAAGCAGAGCTCGAAAAAATTGAAGAGCTAAAACGTGGACTTACGGCCAAAGAGAACGAACTGAAATCCGCCGAGTCGGAGAAAAATAGCCGAGGCAAACTGATCAAGGTAATGGCGGAAAAGGTGGCGAACATGCCTCCCGACAATGCGGTGCAGATGTTGACCAACTGGCCGGATAAAGATATTATAGATGTTTTCATACAGATGGATAAGGACGCGGAGCAGGACGGAAGACAGACGATCACTACCTATCTTCTTACCCTCTTTCCTGCAGAAAGAAGAGCGAATATCACGAATAAATGGCTGTCCCGTTCCGACGTGATCAAGGCTCCGGAATCCAGTTCCGAATCAGAAGAACTTTAA
- a CDS encoding flagellar export protein FliJ produces MKRFRFRLEPVLRLKKIQEDQKLKELSELVAQVNVRKSEIDGNEERIKALSSTELGGSRDLREYSYLQTYMRQLLTRNTELETEIRSFDEPVEKKRSEVSEARKEKKVLELLKESRFRDYMHTYRRAERTLAEEQFLVDLFRKQREETYGDDRSKRDPKVFTYDTGSVERSGAEDAGLSELRKLYERYKK; encoded by the coding sequence ATGAAACGATTCCGATTCCGTCTCGAACCTGTGCTTAGACTGAAAAAGATCCAAGAGGATCAGAAATTGAAAGAGCTATCCGAACTCGTGGCTCAGGTAAATGTCCGCAAATCGGAAATAGACGGAAACGAAGAGAGGATCAAGGCCCTATCTTCTACCGAGCTTGGCGGAAGCAGAGACCTAAGGGAATATTCCTATTTGCAAACATATATGCGCCAGTTATTGACCCGGAATACGGAACTGGAGACCGAGATCAGATCCTTCGACGAACCTGTAGAGAAGAAGAGATCGGAAGTCTCGGAAGCCCGAAAGGAAAAGAAGGTGCTCGAACTATTAAAAGAGAGTCGATTTCGGGACTATATGCATACGTATAGAAGGGCAGAGAGAACTCTAGCCGAAGAGCAATTCTTAGTCGATCTTTTTAGAAAACAAAGGGAGGAAACATATGGGGATGATAGATCTAAACGGGATCCGAAAGTATTTACCTATGATACGGGAAGCGTCGAGCGCTCAGGCGCAGAAGATGCGGGACTTTCTGAACTCAGAAAGCTTTACGAACGTTACAAAAAATGA
- a CDS encoding FliI/YscN family ATPase — MIEKKFHEKIDVISKYFLILDRTETIRKSGRVVRVSGNVIYSEGPPDSKIGEIMEVQKAGTEGYLQCEIVGFENHVYTLMPLGPVEGVYPDAFVFSSGRSLNVPVGKELLGRVLNGVGRPIDKKGLIITSEEKSPEGESINPLDRPIIRDILLTGVRAIDGILTVGRGQRLGIFSGSGVGKSSLLGMIARFTNADVNVIALVGERGREVNEFIERDLGKEGLARSVVFAATSDAPKMEQVNCALLATSVAEYFREQGLHVNLMMDSLTRFAHANREISVSNHEPPITRGFSSSVFTKLAKLVERSGTSKSGGSITGFYTILTDTDEMEDPIADAVRGYIDGHIILSRKLAERNHYPAIDVPASLSRVMQSIVEEDQFMRAGMIRELISTYNSVEELILLNAYVRGSDPKVDLAIRKKDKIDSYLKQRLMERSLFPQTVSGLRDILKEEREEEEF; from the coding sequence ATGATCGAGAAGAAGTTCCACGAAAAGATAGACGTTATCTCTAAGTACTTCCTCATCCTGGACAGAACGGAGACCATCCGTAAGTCCGGGAGAGTCGTCAGAGTCTCCGGCAATGTAATCTATTCGGAAGGACCTCCCGACTCTAAGATCGGAGAGATCATGGAAGTCCAGAAAGCCGGAACCGAAGGTTATCTCCAATGCGAGATCGTAGGTTTTGAAAATCACGTATATACGCTCATGCCGCTCGGCCCTGTAGAAGGAGTGTATCCGGACGCATTCGTATTCTCTTCCGGAAGAAGTTTGAATGTCCCCGTAGGAAAAGAACTTCTTGGCAGAGTACTGAACGGAGTGGGACGTCCCATCGATAAGAAAGGACTCATCATCACTTCCGAAGAAAAATCCCCGGAGGGAGAAAGCATCAACCCTCTTGACCGTCCGATTATCCGCGACATTTTACTCACTGGAGTTCGCGCAATCGACGGTATCTTAACGGTCGGAAGAGGACAGAGACTCGGGATCTTCTCCGGATCTGGCGTGGGAAAATCCAGCTTGCTCGGTATGATCGCGAGGTTCACAAACGCGGACGTAAACGTGATCGCACTCGTAGGAGAGCGCGGACGAGAAGTAAACGAATTCATAGAAAGGGACTTAGGAAAAGAAGGACTCGCAAGATCCGTAGTGTTCGCTGCAACTTCCGACGCTCCCAAGATGGAACAGGTCAACTGCGCCCTACTCGCTACCTCCGTCGCGGAATATTTCAGAGAGCAAGGACTTCATGTAAATTTAATGATGGATTCCTTGACCCGCTTCGCTCATGCCAATCGGGAGATCTCCGTATCCAATCACGAACCGCCTATCACAAGAGGCTTCAGTTCATCTGTTTTTACTAAATTAGCAAAACTTGTAGAACGTTCCGGGACTTCCAAATCCGGGGGAAGCATCACAGGCTTTTATACCATTCTCACCGATACGGATGAAATGGAAGATCCTATAGCTGACGCTGTGCGAGGCTATATCGACGGGCACATTATTCTCTCCAGAAAACTGGCAGAAAGAAATCATTATCCTGCGATCGATGTCCCCGCTTCTCTTTCCAGGGTAATGCAGTCCATCGTAGAAGAGGATCAATTCATGAGGGCGGGAATGATCCGAGAACTCATTTCCACTTATAACTCGGTGGAAGAACTGATTCTTTTGAACGCATATGTAAGAGGATCCGATCCAAAAGTGGATCTTGCGATTCGCAAAAAAGACAAGATAGATTCTTATCTCAAACAGAGACTTATGGAAAGAAGTCTTTTCCCACAGACGGTTAGCGGCTTAAGAGACATTCTGAAAGAAGAAAGAGAAGAAGAGGAATTTTAA
- the fliH gene encoding flagellar assembly protein FliH, translating to MAKLVFKPIQIADMQDQVELQIPDKYKKFHRDEDAEEFEVDQEGNIIEQYQGPSIEEIEAELNRYKEETEENIKTMLEDSRRKSEEIEEEGRKKAFQMIQDSKEKIKLEEDSGKAKAEQILERAKMEAERMIKEAEMKTAEIEHEAYLKGFEAGREVGFRKGQGEVRRLIDRLGTIVGKAIDIRAELIQASEKQMVEMILIIARKIIKDEIIERKEIVLNNIREALKRIKDRDRVDIRVNFADLEITTAHKDELIKLMESLRKVNIYEDSRVDRGGVIIETDVGAIDARISTQLKEIEEAIRNAEPI from the coding sequence ATGGCTAAACTCGTCTTTAAACCCATCCAAATCGCCGACATGCAAGACCAGGTCGAGCTACAGATTCCGGACAAGTACAAGAAGTTCCATAGGGACGAAGACGCAGAAGAGTTCGAGGTAGACCAAGAAGGGAATATCATCGAGCAATACCAAGGCCCTTCCATCGAAGAGATAGAGGCCGAGCTCAACCGTTACAAAGAAGAAACGGAAGAGAATATCAAGACCATGCTCGAGGACTCCCGTCGCAAGTCGGAAGAGATCGAGGAAGAAGGCCGTAAGAAAGCCTTCCAAATGATCCAGGACTCCAAAGAGAAGATCAAACTCGAAGAGGATTCCGGAAAGGCCAAAGCGGAACAGATCTTGGAAAGAGCCAAGATGGAAGCCGAAAGAATGATCAAAGAAGCGGAAATGAAAACCGCAGAGATCGAACACGAGGCCTACTTAAAAGGATTCGAAGCAGGACGAGAAGTAGGCTTTCGTAAAGGCCAAGGTGAGGTCAGACGACTCATCGACCGTCTCGGAACTATTGTCGGTAAGGCAATCGATATTCGCGCCGAACTCATCCAAGCCTCCGAGAAACAGATGGTAGAGATGATCCTCATCATCGCCCGTAAGATCATCAAAGACGAGATCATTGAAAGAAAAGAAATCGTACTCAATAATATTAGAGAAGCCCTGAAACGCATTAAGGATCGCGACCGTGTAGATATCCGTGTCAACTTTGCTGACTTGGAAATCACTACCGCTCACAAAGACGAGCTTATCAAACTCATGGAATCTCTTCGCAAGGTCAATATCTACGAAGACTCCAGAGTCGACCGAGGCGGGGTTATTATCGAAACAGATGTGGGAGCAATCGACGCGAGAATTTCCACTCAGCTCAAAGAGATCGAAGAAGCCATTCGAAATGCGGAACCGATATAA
- a CDS encoding FliG C-terminal domain-containing protein, with translation MSILSGKRNRAGQLLRILGEHLPPEVFRHLGPTDTTKLLESFHKSGKPEANQERELLGAFLNGLSSVPKEGIDRDTLALIQELETILKEDLVSEPDWLEELKSYNKEELSRIVAGENAARISLIFCYADPEISARVLEEFPEDAQEEILLSIKNLDLSSLGLRDSLERFLRFKREVLKTPDVGVPTRDKGGKRAAELLGKMDPQDSQKLFSRIREKSQSFAENINKHFFRMEDLMDLSREALNKFLGEIHPIVTATAFKGTEPDTKQVLLTRLDPNLAYSIRLEEDSMGPVSLAEIETAQNGLLEIFKESVESGRIKFRRTN, from the coding sequence ATGAGTATCCTGTCCGGAAAAAGAAACCGGGCGGGACAGCTCCTCCGAATCCTGGGGGAGCATCTTCCCCCGGAAGTATTCCGTCACTTAGGTCCGACGGATACTACCAAACTCTTAGAAAGCTTTCACAAATCGGGAAAGCCGGAAGCAAACCAAGAGAGAGAACTTTTAGGAGCCTTCCTAAACGGACTCTCTTCGGTCCCGAAAGAAGGGATCGACAGAGACACCTTGGCCCTCATCCAAGAGTTGGAAACCATCTTAAAAGAAGACCTGGTCTCCGAACCGGATTGGCTAGAAGAATTAAAATCCTATAATAAAGAGGAACTTTCCCGCATCGTTGCCGGAGAGAATGCGGCAAGGATCTCCCTCATCTTTTGCTATGCGGATCCAGAAATCTCCGCCCGGGTATTAGAAGAATTTCCGGAGGATGCCCAGGAGGAGATCCTACTCTCCATCAAGAACCTGGATCTTTCTTCCCTAGGGCTCCGGGACTCATTGGAGCGTTTTTTACGCTTCAAACGAGAGGTCCTGAAGACCCCGGATGTTGGAGTTCCTACCAGGGATAAGGGCGGAAAGCGGGCAGCGGAACTTTTGGGAAAAATGGACCCCCAAGATTCCCAGAAATTATTCTCCCGGATACGCGAAAAGAGCCAGTCGTTTGCCGAAAATATAAATAAGCATTTCTTCCGAATGGAAGACCTGATGGATCTGAGCCGGGAAGCTCTGAATAAATTCCTGGGAGAGATCCACCCGATCGTTACCGCGACCGCATTTAAGGGTACCGAACCGGATACAAAACAGGTCTTACTTACTAGGCTGGACCCAAATCTGGCCTATTCCATTCGGTTAGAAGAAGATTCCATGGGCCCGGTCTCGCTTGCTGAAATTGAGACCGCCCAGAACGGACTTCTTGAAATTTTCAAGGAATCCGTAGAATCGGGAAGAATCAAGTTCCGGAGAACGAACTAA